Proteins encoded within one genomic window of Amycolatopsis nigrescens CSC17Ta-90:
- a CDS encoding helix-turn-helix domain-containing protein: MVAEPELAGTVLRVLGDELRRARGQRGWSRRQLQARLTAKVSVQTLATYELGTRHCSVVRLMELCQALDVSAVELLARVQARVADAERVRVDLTALVRHRGTELLPLRRWAEHRLARSPAGQPAVVYLDGGAIAGMARLCDTSPEGLLNVLRALERS, translated from the coding sequence ATGGTCGCTGAACCGGAACTGGCCGGCACCGTACTGCGCGTACTCGGTGACGAACTGCGACGAGCCAGGGGGCAGCGCGGCTGGTCGCGACGGCAACTGCAGGCCAGGCTGACGGCGAAGGTCTCGGTGCAGACGTTGGCGACCTACGAGCTGGGCACCCGGCACTGCTCGGTGGTACGGCTGATGGAGCTGTGCCAGGCGTTGGACGTCTCGGCGGTGGAACTGCTGGCCAGGGTGCAGGCGCGGGTGGCGGACGCGGAGCGGGTGCGGGTCGACCTGACCGCGCTGGTCCGGCATCGCGGCACCGAGCTGCTTCCGTTGCGCCGCTGGGCCGAGCACCGGCTGGCGCGCAGTCCCGCCGGGCAGCCGGCGGTGGTGTACCTGGACGGCGGCGCGATCGCCGGGATGGCGCGGCTGTGCGACACCTCGCCGGAAGGGCTGCTGAACGTGCTGCGGGCGCTGGAGCGGAGCTAG
- a CDS encoding helix-turn-helix domain-containing protein: protein MVDHRADPSALRFLIGHDLRAERDRSGWKQADAAKVIGSSQAKINYLETGKTQQKPGEIAALLRAYGADVEHVDRMSSLARRADQGTWWAPFSDVLPDWFKTFVGLEGLATAAFSYESLLLPGQLQTSDYAAALLVGNLRVPPREVQQVVRARMARQRLDSTDQSIVPLRFRTVIEEYVLDRIVGGPTVMRAQLEHLLEMMRRDNVELHVMPVTTTVHDGLDGDFLLLDFEVAQSIGYIEYPAGAIYIQDQDQVDGYALSADRLCSAALSGPDSAKFIEGRIAGLIASSED, encoded by the coding sequence GTGGTTGACCATCGCGCAGACCCGTCCGCCCTGCGCTTTCTGATCGGCCACGACCTGCGCGCCGAGCGCGACCGGTCCGGATGGAAGCAAGCCGACGCGGCCAAGGTGATCGGCAGCAGTCAGGCTAAGATCAACTATCTGGAAACCGGGAAGACACAGCAAAAACCGGGCGAGATCGCCGCACTGCTGCGGGCGTATGGCGCGGACGTGGAGCACGTGGACCGGATGAGCTCGCTGGCGAGGAGGGCCGATCAGGGCACCTGGTGGGCGCCGTTCAGCGACGTGCTGCCCGACTGGTTCAAAACCTTCGTGGGACTGGAAGGCCTGGCCACGGCGGCGTTCAGCTACGAATCCCTGCTCCTGCCGGGACAGCTGCAGACCAGCGACTACGCGGCCGCGCTGCTGGTCGGCAACCTGCGGGTGCCGCCGCGGGAGGTGCAGCAGGTGGTGCGCGCCAGGATGGCGAGGCAGCGGCTGGACAGCACCGACCAGAGCATCGTCCCGCTGCGTTTCCGTACCGTGATCGAAGAGTACGTGCTGGACCGGATCGTCGGCGGACCGACGGTGATGCGTGCGCAACTGGAGCATCTGCTCGAAATGATGCGCCGGGACAACGTGGAACTGCACGTCATGCCGGTGACCACGACCGTGCACGACGGGCTGGACGGCGACTTCCTGCTGCTCGATTTCGAGGTGGCACAAAGCATCGGCTACATCGAGTACCCGGCGGGGGCCATCTACATTCAAGACCAGGACCAAGTCGACGGGTACGCTTTGTCTGCGGATCGGCTGTGCTCCGCCGCGCTGTCGGGCCCCGATTCCGCGAAGTTCATCGAAGGCCGTATCGCCGGCCTGATCGCGAGTTCGGAGGACTGA
- a CDS encoding DUF397 domain-containing protein — MPVPGRLQWRTSSRSSNGENCVEVAPSQSQVSLRHSKHRAAGTITFPALAWSAFLHETSADLPSANGIVAVRKAGKHAVVRSLTGGVELRFDEGEWTAFVAGARRGEFDFFVEYTPACH; from the coding sequence ATGCCGGTACCAGGCCGACTCCAGTGGCGGACTTCCAGCCGCAGCAGCAACGGCGAGAACTGCGTAGAGGTCGCACCGTCCCAGTCGCAGGTGAGCCTCCGGCACAGCAAGCACCGCGCCGCCGGCACCATCACTTTCCCCGCGCTGGCGTGGTCGGCGTTCCTGCACGAGACCAGTGCCGATCTGCCCAGTGCCAACGGAATCGTCGCCGTCCGCAAGGCGGGCAAGCACGCCGTCGTGCGTTCGCTGACGGGCGGGGTCGAGCTGAGGTTCGACGAGGGCGAATGGACCGCCTTCGTGGCGGGAGCACGCCGAGGCGAGTTCGACTTCTTCGTCGAGTACACCCCGGCGTGCCACTGA
- a CDS encoding STAS domain-containing protein has protein sequence MSVTVSTPQQDVVLLTVVGEVDALTVGGLRAALGGVTEGSRLVVDLSRVDFLSCSALEALAVANRRGAGLVLVTTRYIVLRALEATGLRGLFAVLPAVPDALDDTVLR, from the coding sequence ATGTCCGTCACCGTGAGCACCCCGCAGCAGGACGTCGTGCTGCTGACGGTGGTCGGCGAAGTGGACGCCCTGACCGTCGGCGGGCTGCGTGCCGCGCTCGGCGGTGTAACCGAAGGCAGCCGCCTGGTGGTCGACCTGTCCAGGGTCGACTTCCTGTCCTGCTCCGCGCTCGAGGCGCTGGCGGTGGCCAACCGGCGCGGTGCCGGGCTGGTGCTGGTCACCACCCGGTACATCGTGCTGCGTGCACTGGAGGCGACCGGGCTGCGCGGGCTTTTCGCCGTGCTGCCGGCGGTGCCGGACGCGCTGGACGACACCGTCCTGCGCTGA
- a CDS encoding NAD(P)/FAD-dependent oxidoreductase: MTRKRVVVVGGGFAGYEAAKGLSAKLPPEEFEIALVNPTDYFLYLPLLPEVAAGILDPRRISVSLPGTLPDVRLMLGEVRAVELAERQIRYTDPEGAHHRLSYDRLVLAVGSVHKLLPIPGLAEYAHGFRGVPEALYLRDHVTRQVELAAAADEEKERDARCTFVVVGAGYTGTEVAAQGPRYTAQLAARHAELRGQRMRWLLLDVAPRVLPELDQRLSGTADRVLREQGVEVRTETSISEATADGVTLTTGEFVPTRSLVWCVGVRPDPLVDDVGLETTKGRLVVDPRLGVPGHPEVFACGDAAAVPDLTRPGELTAMTAQHAVRQGKLAARNVAASLGHGKARRYRHHDLGFVVDLGARRAAANPLHIPLSGLPAKAVTRGYHLVSMPGNRIRTAVDWLLDAVLRRRQSVQLGLVRSGTVPLDTASPEVPKLRKE; this comes from the coding sequence ATGACGCGAAAGCGGGTGGTGGTCGTCGGCGGAGGCTTCGCCGGCTACGAGGCCGCCAAGGGGCTGTCGGCGAAACTTCCGCCGGAGGAGTTCGAGATCGCACTGGTCAACCCCACCGACTACTTCCTCTACCTCCCGCTGCTGCCCGAGGTGGCCGCCGGCATCCTGGACCCGCGCCGGATCTCCGTCTCACTGCCCGGCACGCTGCCGGACGTCCGGCTGATGCTGGGCGAGGTGCGTGCGGTCGAGCTCGCCGAACGCCAGATCCGCTATACCGATCCAGAAGGTGCACACCATCGGCTGTCCTACGATCGGCTGGTGCTGGCCGTCGGCAGTGTGCACAAGCTGCTGCCGATTCCCGGCCTCGCCGAGTACGCACACGGCTTCCGCGGCGTGCCCGAAGCGCTCTACCTCCGCGATCACGTGACCAGGCAGGTGGAGCTGGCCGCGGCCGCCGATGAGGAGAAGGAACGGGACGCGCGCTGCACCTTCGTGGTGGTCGGCGCCGGCTACACCGGTACCGAGGTCGCCGCGCAGGGTCCGCGGTACACCGCGCAACTCGCCGCCAGGCACGCCGAGCTGCGCGGGCAGCGGATGCGCTGGCTGCTGCTCGACGTCGCGCCGCGGGTGCTGCCCGAACTCGACCAGCGACTGTCCGGCACCGCGGACCGGGTGCTCCGCGAGCAAGGGGTCGAGGTGCGGACGGAGACGTCGATCAGTGAAGCGACCGCTGACGGGGTCACGCTGACCACCGGAGAGTTCGTGCCGACCCGTTCCCTGGTCTGGTGCGTTGGCGTGCGGCCGGATCCGCTGGTCGACGACGTCGGCCTGGAGACGACGAAGGGACGGCTGGTGGTGGACCCCCGGCTCGGCGTGCCGGGACATCCCGAGGTGTTCGCCTGCGGTGACGCCGCCGCGGTGCCGGATCTCACCAGGCCGGGTGAGCTCACCGCGATGACCGCGCAGCACGCGGTCCGCCAGGGCAAGCTGGCCGCCAGGAACGTGGCCGCCTCGCTCGGCCACGGCAAGGCCCGCCGCTACCGGCACCACGACCTCGGCTTCGTGGTCGACCTCGGTGCGCGCCGCGCCGCGGCGAACCCGCTGCACATCCCGCTGTCCGGGCTGCCCGCCAAGGCCGTCACCCGCGGCTACCACCTGGTTTCCATGCCGGGCAACCGAATCCGCACCGCCGTCGACTGGCTGCTGGACGCGGTACTGCGCCGGCGCCAGAGCGTGCAGCTCGGTCTGGTCCGATCGGGAACCGTGCCGTTGGACACGGCGTCGCCGGAAGTGCCGAAACTGCGGAAGGAGTAG
- a CDS encoding molybdopterin-dependent oxidoreductase — protein sequence MTELPRGQTGTELRRFGLPWFARVRPEVPARPVVWVTGAVRTPVQLELGTLLGLPGRRERIADLHCVTTWSSTGLRWGGVPFRAVHELLVARVRPHPACAWVVFAGLDGYRSCLSLADALAEDVLLADHLDGAPLTPDQGAPARLVAPAQYGYKSVRQVCAVEYRLKYDSGSAGLLAHRRGRVAREERSAVLPGRVWRPVWRALAPRVRRRYGE from the coding sequence ATGACCGAGCTGCCCCGTGGCCAGACCGGCACCGAGCTGCGCCGGTTCGGCCTGCCGTGGTTCGCGCGAGTGCGCCCGGAGGTGCCGGCCCGGCCGGTGGTGTGGGTGACCGGCGCGGTCCGCACCCCGGTGCAGCTCGAACTCGGCACGCTGCTCGGCCTGCCGGGAAGGCGGGAGCGCATCGCCGACCTGCACTGCGTGACCACCTGGAGCAGCACCGGGCTGCGCTGGGGCGGAGTGCCGTTCCGGGCGGTGCACGAGCTGCTGGTGGCCAGGGTCCGCCCGCATCCCGCCTGCGCCTGGGTGGTCTTCGCCGGGCTGGACGGTTACCGCAGCTGCCTTTCGCTGGCCGACGCGTTAGCCGAAGACGTGCTGCTCGCCGACCACCTCGACGGCGCCCCGCTCACCCCGGATCAGGGCGCGCCGGCCCGGCTGGTCGCGCCGGCGCAGTACGGCTACAAGAGCGTTCGGCAGGTGTGCGCGGTGGAGTACCGGCTGAAGTACGACTCCGGTTCGGCGGGCCTGCTGGCGCACCGGCGCGGGCGGGTGGCGAGGGAGGAGCGCAGCGCCGTGCTGCCGGGCCGCGTGTGGCGCCCGGTCTGGCGGGCACTGGCGCCCAGGGTGCGGCGCAGGTACGGCGAGTGA
- a CDS encoding MFS transporter translates to MLLALCATVFIDLFGFTLVLPSLPFYVADLGGGGVWVGVLLTSYSLAQAAAAPVLGRLADRYGRRPLLLVSLAGSTASLLVMGLAGDLWLLLAARVIAGACGGSIGVAQAFAADVSEPEHRTRSMGLIGASIGLAFTVGPALGALAAPLGFDVVAFIAAGLAAANLMFALVALPGPAPVSPAPRPAGARRRVAPWTLLLAGFAGMAAFVGMETTVAFLAAQRFGAGPVFVGWLLCLAGLALLLVQGVLVARVAARWGEERVAMAGALVMAVGLVVLPVVPMPVFVAAVVLLSAGDGLVTATVASMLAGAGPPGERGARMGQGQSAAATGRVVGPLGSGALFDVASWLPYAFGATLSAVAAVVVTAGRHTVRKDDARTG, encoded by the coding sequence GTGCTGCTGGCGTTGTGCGCCACGGTTTTCATCGACCTGTTCGGCTTCACCCTGGTACTGCCGTCGCTGCCCTTCTACGTGGCGGACCTCGGCGGCGGCGGGGTGTGGGTCGGGGTGCTGCTGACCAGCTACTCGCTGGCGCAGGCCGCCGCGGCGCCGGTGCTCGGCAGGCTGGCCGACCGGTACGGCAGGCGGCCGTTGCTGCTGGTGAGCCTGGCGGGTTCCACCGCGTCGCTGCTGGTGATGGGCCTGGCCGGCGACCTGTGGCTGCTGCTGGCGGCGCGCGTGATCGCCGGGGCCTGCGGCGGGAGCATCGGGGTGGCGCAGGCTTTCGCCGCGGACGTCAGCGAGCCTGAGCACCGCACCAGGTCGATGGGGCTGATCGGGGCTTCGATCGGGCTGGCCTTCACCGTCGGGCCGGCGCTGGGCGCGCTCGCCGCGCCGCTCGGGTTCGACGTGGTCGCGTTCATCGCGGCCGGTCTCGCCGCGGCCAACCTGATGTTCGCCTTGGTGGCACTGCCCGGCCCTGCTCCGGTGAGCCCGGCTCCCCGCCCGGCCGGTGCGCGGCGGCGGGTCGCGCCGTGGACCCTGCTGCTCGCGGGATTCGCCGGTATGGCCGCTTTCGTCGGCATGGAGACCACGGTCGCCTTCCTGGCCGCGCAGCGGTTCGGAGCGGGGCCGGTGTTCGTCGGCTGGCTGCTCTGCCTGGCCGGGCTGGCTTTGCTGCTGGTGCAAGGAGTTCTGGTGGCCAGGGTGGCCGCGCGCTGGGGCGAGGAACGGGTCGCGATGGCCGGCGCACTGGTGATGGCCGTGGGACTGGTGGTGCTGCCGGTGGTGCCGATGCCGGTGTTCGTGGCCGCGGTGGTGCTGCTTTCGGCCGGCGACGGGCTAGTCACCGCGACCGTGGCCAGCATGCTGGCCGGGGCCGGTCCGCCGGGGGAGCGCGGCGCCAGGATGGGGCAGGGCCAGTCGGCCGCCGCTACCGGCAGGGTGGTGGGCCCGCTCGGTTCCGGCGCGTTGTTCGATGTCGCGTCGTGGCTGCCCTACGCGTTCGGCGCGACGCTCTCCGCGGTGGCCGCGGTGGTGGTCACCGCCGGCCGGCACACGGTCCGCAAGGACGATGCGCGAACCGGCTGA
- a CDS encoding cation diffusion facilitator family transporter — translation MSASEGHGHGHTGRWARLTALVRPHSHDTADRVDAQLKASSAGLRALWISLGVLALTAAGQAVVVTLSGSVALLSDTLHNLADALTAVPVGIAFLIGRRRATRRFTYGFGRAEDLAGVVVVMVIAGSAVAALVESLRRLAEPAEVRQLPAVAVAAIAGFAGNEIAAQVRIRAGRRIGSAALVADGLHARADAITSLAVLLSAGGAALGWRLADPIIGLLIAAAIGVVTYSAAKQVFGRLMDAVDPELIDLAHAELSGLDQVRRVDRVRLRWIGHELHAEVELAVRATLPFVDAHEIAHRAEHRLRHAVPRFSGATVHVHPEDAHARSAPG, via the coding sequence ATGAGCGCATCTGAAGGGCACGGTCACGGGCATACCGGTCGGTGGGCCAGGCTGACCGCGCTGGTCCGGCCGCACAGTCACGACACCGCCGATCGGGTCGACGCGCAGCTGAAGGCGAGTTCGGCCGGCCTGCGGGCGCTGTGGATCTCGCTCGGCGTGCTCGCGCTGACGGCGGCCGGGCAGGCAGTGGTGGTCACGCTCTCCGGTTCGGTGGCGCTGCTTTCGGACACCCTGCACAACCTCGCCGACGCGCTCACCGCGGTGCCGGTGGGCATCGCGTTCCTGATCGGGCGGCGACGGGCGACCCGCCGGTTCACCTACGGTTTCGGCCGCGCGGAGGATCTCGCCGGGGTGGTCGTGGTCATGGTCATCGCGGGTTCGGCGGTGGCCGCACTGGTGGAGTCGCTGCGCCGGCTGGCCGAGCCGGCCGAGGTGCGGCAGCTGCCCGCGGTGGCGGTGGCCGCGATCGCCGGGTTCGCCGGCAACGAGATCGCCGCACAGGTGCGCATCCGCGCCGGTCGCCGGATCGGCTCGGCGGCGCTGGTGGCCGACGGGCTGCACGCCAGGGCGGACGCCATCACCTCGCTGGCCGTGCTGCTCTCGGCCGGGGGTGCCGCGTTGGGCTGGCGGCTCGCCGACCCGATCATCGGCCTGCTGATCGCCGCGGCCATCGGGGTGGTCACGTACTCCGCGGCGAAGCAGGTCTTCGGGCGGCTGATGGACGCGGTCGATCCGGAGCTGATCGACCTGGCGCACGCCGAACTGTCCGGGCTGGACCAGGTTCGCCGGGTGGACCGGGTGCGGCTGCGCTGGATCGGGCACGAGCTGCACGCCGAGGTCGAGCTCGCGGTCCGCGCCACGCTCCCGTTCGTCGACGCGCACGAGATCGCCCATCGGGCGGAACACCGGCTGCGTCATGCGGTGCCGCGGTTCTCCGGGGCCACCGTGCACGTCCATCCCGAGGACGCGCACGCGCGTTCGGCACCGGGGTGA
- a CDS encoding ArsR/SmtB family transcription factor, with the protein MGHGVEGRPPPVTALDAESAATVAATLQALATPSRLLILTRLRQGPCAVADLAVAVGMEQSAVSHQLRLLRALSLVASRRQGRSIVYSLYDSHVAMLLDQAVYHIEHLRLGLREFPGTGAG; encoded by the coding sequence ATGGGACATGGCGTCGAGGGCAGGCCACCACCGGTCACCGCGCTGGACGCGGAAAGCGCGGCGACGGTCGCCGCCACCCTGCAGGCGCTGGCCACCCCTTCGCGGCTGCTGATCCTCACCCGCCTGCGGCAGGGCCCCTGCGCCGTCGCGGACCTCGCGGTCGCGGTCGGCATGGAGCAGTCCGCGGTCTCGCACCAGCTGCGACTGCTTCGCGCGCTGAGCCTGGTCGCCAGCAGACGACAGGGCCGCAGCATCGTCTACAGCCTCTACGACTCGCACGTGGCGATGCTGCTCGACCAGGCCGTGTACCACATCGAGCACCTGCGGCTGGGCCTGCGCGAGTTTCCCGGCACCGGGGCGGGCTGA
- a CDS encoding SixA phosphatase family protein gives MTRTLVLLRHAKSAWPQDVPDFERPLGDRGRRDAPAAGRWLREHVGPFDLVVCSSAARARQTWGLVSAEFDPVPEALTAQRLYGASPGELVAVARELPEQARTVLFIGHNPGLEELVALLSGTPVTLKTSSTAVLAGTAPWRDIAGGWASLDAFATPRG, from the coding sequence ATGACGCGCACCCTGGTGCTGCTCCGGCACGCGAAGTCGGCCTGGCCGCAGGACGTGCCCGACTTCGAGCGGCCGCTCGGCGACCGCGGCCGCCGGGACGCGCCGGCGGCGGGTCGCTGGCTCCGCGAGCACGTCGGCCCGTTCGACCTGGTCGTCTGCTCCTCGGCGGCGCGGGCCAGGCAGACCTGGGGGCTGGTGTCGGCGGAATTCGACCCGGTGCCCGAGGCGCTGACCGCGCAACGGCTCTACGGCGCTTCCCCCGGCGAGTTGGTGGCGGTGGCGCGTGAGCTGCCGGAGCAGGCGCGGACGGTGCTCTTCATCGGGCACAACCCCGGGCTGGAGGAACTGGTCGCGCTGCTCAGCGGAACACCCGTGACGCTCAAGACGTCCAGTACCGCCGTGCTGGCCGGCACCGCACCATGGCGCGATATCGCCGGCGGCTGGGCGAGCCTGGACGCCTTCGCCACACCTCGCGGCTGA
- a CDS encoding fumarylacetoacetate hydrolase family protein has product MKIARYERDRTVHSGVVQDGLIHPLPSGTRVLDLLTERPSVESLLVGDPVPVSAVRLLPPVRPASIRDFITFEKHVEGSYKGVGRGKVPDQWYEIPTFYFTNPHAVIGAHDPVPVPPGCTRFDFELEVAAIVGRDGFNLSVEQAREHIVGYTIFNDWSARDLQTHEMKIGLGPAKGKDTASTLGPYLVTADELEPYRRGDRLDLRMTVSVNGSVLGTDSLANSAWSFEELLAYASRGTWVGAGDVLGSGTCGDGCLVEFWGRAGRIDPPPLRPGDVVTMTVDGLGTIENTVVEGVPAHPVPPARRVAR; this is encoded by the coding sequence GTGAAGATCGCCAGGTACGAGCGGGACCGCACTGTCCACAGTGGAGTCGTCCAGGACGGGCTGATCCATCCGCTGCCGTCGGGGACGCGGGTGCTCGACCTGCTGACCGAACGGCCGAGCGTCGAGTCGCTGCTGGTCGGGGACCCGGTGCCGGTTTCGGCGGTGCGCCTGCTGCCGCCCGTGCGGCCGGCTTCGATCCGCGACTTCATCACCTTCGAGAAGCACGTCGAAGGCTCGTACAAGGGCGTTGGGCGGGGCAAGGTGCCGGACCAGTGGTACGAGATCCCGACGTTCTACTTCACCAACCCGCACGCGGTGATCGGCGCGCACGACCCGGTGCCGGTGCCGCCGGGCTGCACCCGGTTCGACTTCGAGCTGGAGGTGGCCGCGATCGTCGGCCGTGACGGTTTCAACCTCAGCGTGGAGCAGGCCCGCGAGCACATCGTCGGCTACACGATCTTCAACGACTGGTCCGCGCGTGACCTGCAGACCCACGAGATGAAGATCGGCCTCGGCCCGGCGAAGGGCAAGGACACCGCGTCCACCCTCGGGCCCTACCTGGTCACCGCCGACGAGCTCGAGCCCTACCGGCGCGGTGACCGGCTCGACCTGCGGATGACGGTGAGCGTGAACGGTTCGGTGCTCGGCACCGACTCACTGGCGAACTCCGCCTGGTCCTTCGAAGAACTGCTCGCCTACGCCAGCAGGGGCACCTGGGTCGGCGCCGGCGACGTGCTGGGCTCGGGTACCTGCGGGGACGGCTGCCTGGTCGAGTTCTGGGGCAGGGCCGGCCGGATCGACCCGCCGCCGCTGCGGCCCGGTGACGTGGTGACGATGACCGTGGACGGCCTCGGCACCATCGAGAACACCGTGGTCGAGGGCGTGCCGGCGCATCCGGTACCGCCGGCGAGGCGGGTCGCGCGATGA
- a CDS encoding cyclase family protein gives MRKFVDISVPLRAGIASDPPGLEPEIDYFTHEDTVDRMLAFFPGATKDDLPDGEGWAIEQVRMSTHNGTHLDAPYHYASTMSRGQRAITIDEVPLEWCLQPAVKLDFRHFENGYVVTPEDIDAELDRIGHRLSPLEIVVVNTSAGVRYGEDDYVTTGCGVGRDATLHLLEQGVRLTGTDAWSWDAPFVYTAQRYAREHDGSVIWEGHKAGREIGYCHIEKLHNLEALPSTGFQISCFPVKVHAASAGWTRAVAIFEEDDA, from the coding sequence ATGCGCAAGTTCGTCGACATCTCGGTTCCGCTGCGGGCCGGGATCGCCTCCGATCCACCTGGCCTGGAGCCGGAGATCGACTACTTCACGCACGAGGACACCGTGGACCGCATGCTGGCCTTCTTCCCCGGCGCGACCAAGGACGACCTGCCGGACGGGGAGGGCTGGGCGATCGAGCAGGTGCGCATGAGCACGCACAACGGCACGCATCTGGACGCGCCGTACCACTACGCCTCCACGATGAGCCGGGGTCAGCGGGCCATCACCATCGACGAGGTGCCGCTGGAATGGTGCCTGCAGCCCGCGGTGAAGCTCGATTTCCGCCATTTCGAAAACGGCTATGTGGTGACCCCGGAGGACATCGACGCCGAGCTCGACCGGATCGGGCACCGGCTGAGCCCGCTGGAGATCGTCGTGGTCAACACCAGCGCCGGGGTGCGGTACGGCGAGGACGACTACGTGACCACCGGCTGCGGGGTCGGCCGCGACGCCACCCTGCATCTGCTCGAACAGGGCGTGCGGCTGACCGGTACGGACGCCTGGAGCTGGGACGCGCCGTTCGTCTACACCGCGCAGCGGTATGCCCGCGAGCACGACGGCTCGGTGATCTGGGAGGGGCACAAGGCCGGCCGCGAGATCGGGTACTGCCACATCGAGAAGCTGCACAACCTGGAGGCGCTGCCGTCCACCGGGTTCCAGATCTCCTGCTTCCCGGTGAAGGTGCACGCAGCCTCGGCCGGCTGGACCCGTGCGGTGGCCATCTTCGAGGAGGACGACGCGTGA